The following are encoded in a window of Rubellicoccus peritrichatus genomic DNA:
- a CDS encoding phage major capsid protein — MPEHLKQFPKQLTRALKIERVSVIDEEERTVELSFSSEEPIDDGFGYLDILDHGPGSVDLSRLLSNGPLLFNHQKDMHLGAVISAEVRDRKGYAVVRFGRGPLAEEKFQDVKDSILRSVSVTTDIDEVKRESTSTDEKDVFRVTKWTPVEVSLVTVPADTTVGVGRGKANQSGESIKILDNTMSEENKNETVTREKPASSPEVKTVVEVREDPKAIERAKKTEQNRVAEISRLAREYNVDNEVVRDYVENDKPLADFQGHILRDKLEAQAITTKPDVGMSKKEKKEYSLTRALRLAGEGKPVDGLEGEASEATAKALKREAQGFYVPADMESYDDTRIARALASQNRKISRDLSVGVSADGGHTVQTSVLGGSLIELLRNRTFVTSLGARSLSGLQGNIAIPSADGGATAYWLGENDAVTGSTQTFGSLALSPKRLAGNTAYSKMLLAQSSIDIEAFVRDDLMRVLAIAKDLACIAGTGADNQPTGIINTTGINTVTFGAATAPTWAKVVEFETAVATDNADVESMAYLTTPGVRGAWKTTPKDAGSGQFLWAGREVNGYPSFATNQVPANRVVFGNFSDLIVADWAGIDVIVDPYSLKKEGKVEIMVTILTDCGVRHPESFAVSTDAGNQ, encoded by the coding sequence ATGCCAGAGCATCTAAAACAATTTCCAAAGCAGCTTACACGAGCGCTTAAAATTGAGAGGGTTTCAGTAATTGATGAAGAGGAGCGAACTGTTGAGCTTTCCTTCTCATCAGAGGAGCCCATTGACGATGGCTTTGGCTACCTTGATATTTTGGATCATGGACCGGGATCGGTTGACTTGAGCAGGCTGCTTTCAAATGGACCCCTGCTATTTAATCACCAAAAAGATATGCATCTCGGGGCGGTGATTTCCGCTGAGGTCAGGGATCGAAAAGGGTATGCTGTTGTTCGATTTGGACGCGGCCCCCTGGCAGAAGAAAAATTTCAGGATGTCAAAGATAGCATCCTTCGGTCGGTTAGTGTCACTACCGATATAGACGAGGTAAAGCGTGAGTCCACGTCAACGGACGAAAAAGACGTTTTCCGCGTTACGAAGTGGACCCCTGTCGAAGTCAGCCTGGTGACAGTCCCAGCCGATACAACTGTCGGAGTTGGTCGGGGCAAAGCGAATCAATCCGGCGAATCTATAAAAATATTAGATAATACAATGTCAGAAGAAAACAAAAACGAGACGGTTACTCGTGAAAAACCCGCTTCGTCTCCAGAGGTCAAAACCGTTGTTGAGGTTCGTGAGGACCCAAAGGCGATTGAACGCGCAAAGAAGACAGAGCAAAATCGCGTAGCGGAAATTTCCCGCCTCGCTCGTGAATACAACGTTGATAACGAGGTTGTTCGTGACTACGTCGAAAACGATAAGCCGCTTGCAGACTTCCAGGGTCATATCCTGAGAGATAAGCTTGAAGCGCAAGCTATCACAACTAAGCCAGATGTAGGCATGAGTAAGAAGGAAAAAAAGGAGTACAGTCTTACTCGTGCCTTGCGACTTGCCGGTGAAGGGAAGCCCGTCGATGGCCTTGAGGGTGAAGCCTCAGAGGCGACTGCTAAGGCGCTCAAGCGTGAGGCACAAGGCTTCTATGTCCCTGCGGATATGGAAAGCTATGATGATACTCGCATCGCGCGCGCTCTCGCCAGCCAGAACAGAAAAATCAGTCGTGACTTGTCTGTGGGCGTTAGTGCTGACGGTGGCCATACTGTGCAAACCTCTGTGCTTGGTGGTTCCCTTATTGAGCTATTGCGAAATAGGACCTTTGTGACCAGCTTAGGCGCTCGCTCTCTAAGTGGGCTGCAGGGAAACATTGCGATCCCCAGTGCAGACGGTGGTGCAACTGCTTACTGGCTCGGGGAGAATGACGCGGTTACTGGAAGCACTCAAACATTCGGTAGTTTGGCGCTTTCTCCAAAGCGACTCGCAGGCAACACGGCTTATAGTAAAATGCTCCTTGCCCAGTCTTCGATTGATATTGAGGCATTTGTCAGAGATGACTTGATGCGTGTGTTGGCTATCGCCAAGGATCTGGCGTGCATTGCTGGCACAGGTGCTGACAACCAACCAACAGGTATCATCAACACAACCGGGATTAACACGGTTACCTTTGGCGCTGCTACTGCTCCCACATGGGCAAAGGTGGTAGAGTTTGAAACCGCTGTTGCAACAGATAACGCTGATGTTGAAAGCATGGCTTACCTTACCACTCCTGGGGTCAGGGGAGCATGGAAGACAACACCAAAGGATGCTGGCAGCGGTCAATTCCTTTGGGCTGGGCGTGAGGTGAATGGCTATCCATCATTTGCCACAAATCAGGTACCCGCCAACAGGGTTGTATTTGGCAATTTCAGCGATTTGATTGTTGCTGATTGGGCAGGCATTGACGTTATCGTCGATCCTTACTCTCTAAAGAAGGAAGGCAAGGTTGAGATCATGGTTACAATCTTGACAGACTGTGGTGTTCGTCATCCTGAGTCTTTCGCTGTTAGCACTGATGCAGGAAACCAGTAA
- a CDS encoding phage integrase N-terminal SAM-like domain-containing protein codes for MRSNFALSPEQKQLTRLAVAEAEGTGFNFLELVRIGKSHIGHSSVTGSGPTVSEVCDKWLLECLNRVRSGQPKPMSMETLEFYQDTIPGFLDQHGNKRIGELTRNDVVGYLEGLKLSVGSINCHHRAIRALFGYACSLEPPLIPINPAQKLKLRMPNATARKDYRAKDESGKPRILEFDDIVFILRGAKMNLRASAALGIFAGLRPHEIAPGGSKPAMTWERDINLSDRIITLTNVTSKGESGRILDGDSKHFDVIWEWLESIPKEMRKGPVCKIMPSSVTKRWKQLAGYANRGKTIRDWPHDAIRHTHCTYHVAYFADPAATAKNLGHRNQDMLYQNYQGMGITKAMASNLAELRP; via the coding sequence ATGAGAAGTAATTTCGCATTAAGTCCTGAACAAAAGCAGCTTACGCGCTTGGCGGTCGCTGAAGCTGAAGGAACGGGTTTTAACTTCCTTGAGCTTGTTCGAATAGGCAAGTCTCATATTGGGCATAGTTCTGTTACTGGGTCAGGTCCTACTGTGTCTGAAGTATGCGATAAATGGCTCCTGGAGTGCCTGAATCGCGTGAGATCGGGACAGCCTAAGCCCATGTCCATGGAAACCTTGGAATTCTACCAAGACACTATTCCGGGATTCCTGGATCAACACGGCAATAAGCGGATAGGCGAACTAACCCGCAATGACGTTGTAGGCTACTTGGAGGGACTGAAGCTGTCAGTTGGAAGCATCAACTGTCACCATCGGGCCATTAGGGCTTTGTTTGGATATGCTTGTAGTTTGGAGCCTCCCTTGATTCCGATCAACCCAGCCCAAAAGCTGAAGCTGAGGATGCCGAACGCAACGGCCCGCAAGGATTACAGAGCTAAGGATGAATCCGGGAAGCCTCGGATTCTTGAGTTTGACGACATAGTTTTCATCCTCAGGGGTGCCAAAATGAATCTTAGGGCATCGGCTGCTCTTGGAATCTTCGCAGGGTTGAGGCCGCATGAGATCGCGCCCGGTGGCAGCAAGCCCGCCATGACATGGGAACGTGACATCAATCTTTCTGACAGGATCATTACTTTAACAAATGTCACCAGCAAGGGGGAGAGCGGGCGCATACTCGACGGAGACAGCAAGCATTTCGATGTCATTTGGGAATGGCTAGAGTCGATTCCCAAAGAAATGAGAAAGGGTCCAGTTTGTAAAATAATGCCATCAAGCGTCACCAAGCGATGGAAGCAACTAGCGGGATATGCCAACAGGGGTAAAACTATTCGAGATTGGCCCCATGACGCTATTCGTCACACCCATTGCACCTATCACGTTGCTTACTTCGCTGATCCTGCAGCAACCGCCAAAAATTTGGGTCATCGAAACCAAGATATGTTGTATCAAAACTATCAGGGCATGGGTATTACAAAGGCGATGGCGTCAAACCTTGCTGAGTTGAGGCCGTGA
- a CDS encoding ribbon-helix-helix domain-containing protein, with amino-acid sequence MGDERQRTCIVLPENLIKRIDKFVAQKNLSNRSEALEKALEEILPEEDETKLNEAE; translated from the coding sequence ATGGGCGATGAGAGACAGCGGACATGTATTGTCCTACCTGAAAATCTGATCAAGCGAATAGACAAATTTGTAGCACAGAAAAACCTTAGCAACAGGAGCGAAGCATTAGAAAAAGCTCTTGAGGAAATACTACCTGAAGAAGATGAAACGAAGCTTAACGAAGCTGAATAG